One part of the Raphanus sativus cultivar WK10039 chromosome 7, ASM80110v3, whole genome shotgun sequence genome encodes these proteins:
- the LOC108836786 gene encoding extensin-like — protein MASSNLLAIKLFSFMVLFAISHAQSFSPGRKLLQYIPTTNYPPELPPAYSPIPELPPSYSPTPEFPPSYNLAPELPPSYFPTSKFPSSYTPTPELPPSYTPTPKFPPPSYNPTPEFPPSYTPTPELPPSYMPTPELPPPHFSAPSPAPY, from the exons atgGCTTCATCAAATCTATTAGCGATTAAGCTTTTTTCATTCATGGTGCTATTCGCAATATCCCATGCTCAATCCTTTTCTCCAG GTCGGAAACTATTGCAGTACATTCCTACTACGAACTATCCCCCGGAGCTGCCACCGGCGTACTCTCCTATTCCGGAGCTGCCACCATCGTACAGTCCAACTCCGGAGTTTCCACCGTCGTACAATCTTGCTCCGGAGCTCCCTCCGTCGTATTTTCCTACTTCGAAGTTCCCATCATCGTACACTCCAACTCCAGAGCTGCCACCATCATACACTCCAACTCCGAAGTTCCCACCGCCGTCGTACAACCCTACTCCTGAGTTCCCTCCGTCCTACACTCCAACTCCGGAGCTACCACCATCGTACATGCCTACACCAGAGCTTCCTCCGCCGCACTTTTCTGCTCCTTCTCCGGCGCCTTATTAA